A window from Citrus sinensis cultivar Valencia sweet orange chromosome 3, DVS_A1.0, whole genome shotgun sequence encodes these proteins:
- the LOC127901195 gene encoding immune-associated nucleotide-binding protein 9-like — translation MDSALVLSSIIRVESKLKETITRVEQQMAEEQATRLKEEEVAQLAQRKSNEEIHKLRENLERAQRETEDQLHKSYEDRIKRITEMVESRLKETTTRLEQQLAEEQAARLKVERVAQLAQRKSNDEIHKLRENLERAQRDTEDQMQESYKDQIKQITEMVESKLKEMTTRLEQQLAKEQATRLKGEEVAQLAQRKSNDEIHKLKENLERAQRETEDQMHESYEDQIKRITEMALACCSYLEDYMTILFCFVSSLDEIQ, via the exons ATGGATTCTGCACTTGTTTTGTCATCAATCATAAGA GTTGAGTCTAAGCTCAAAGAGACAATAACTAGGGTCGAACAACAGATGGCAGAGGAGCAAGCTACTCGGTTAAAGGAAGAAGAGGTTGCACAATTAGCGCAGAGGAAGTCAAATGAAGAAATTCATAAGCTTAGAGAGAATCTTGAAAGAGCTCAGAGAGAGACTGAGGACCAGCTACATAAATCATATGAAGATCGAATCAAACGAATTACTGAGATG GTTGAGTCCAGGCTCAAAGAGACAACAACTAGGCTCGAACAACAATTGGCAGAAGAGCAAGCTGCTCGGTTAAAAGTAGAAAGGGTTGCACAATTAGCTCAAAGGAAGTCAAATGATGAAATTCATAAGCTTAGAGAGAATCTTGAAAGAGCTCAGAGGGATACTGAGGACCAGATGCAAGAATCATATAAagatcaaatcaaacaaattacTGAGATG GTTGAGTCTAAGCTCAAAGAGATGACAACTAGGCTCGAACAACAATTGGCTAAGGAGCAGGCTACTCGATTAAAGGGAGAAGAGGTTGCACAATTAGCTCAAAGGAAGTCAAATGATGAAATTCATAAGCTTAAAGAGAATCTTGAAAGAGCTCAGAGGGAGACTGAAGACCAGATGCATGAATCATATGAAGATCAAATCAAACGAATTACTGAGATG GCTTTAGCATGTTGTTCTTACCTTGAAGATTATATGACtatcttgttttgttttgtttcttctctTGATGAAATTCAGTAG
- the LOC127901196 gene encoding immune-associated nucleotide-binding protein 9-like has protein sequence MIKGVELIEVRKVESKLKQTTTRLEQQLAEEQTARLKGEEVAQLAQRKSNDEINKLRENLERAQRETEDQMHESYEDQIKRITEMVESKLNETTIRLEQQLAEEHAARLKADGATQLAQMKSNDEIRKLRENLERAEWEAEELRKRAEKEGCAIL, from the exons atGATTAAGGGAGTGGAATTGATTGAAGTAAGAAAG GTTGAGTCTAAGCTCAAACAGACAACAACTAGGCTCGAACAACAATTGGCAGAGGAGCAAACTGCTCGGTTAAAGGGAGAAGAGGTTGCACAATTAGCTCAAAGGAAGTCAAATGACGAAATTAATAAGCTTAGAGAGAATCTTGAAAGGGCTCAGAGGGAGACTGAAGACCAGATGCATGAATCATATGAAGATCAAATCAAACGAATTACTGAGATG GTTGAGTCTAAGCTCAATGAGACAACAATTAGGCTCGAACAGCAATTGGCAGAGGAGCATGCTGCACGATTAAAGGCAGATGGGGCTACACAATTAGCTCAAATGAAGTCAAATGATGAAATTCGTAAGCTTAGAGAGAATCTTGAAAGAGCTGAGTGGGAGGCTGAGGAGCTCCGTAAGCGAGCTGAAAAAGAAGGGTGTGCCATTCTTTGA